Proteins co-encoded in one Gossypium arboreum isolate Shixiya-1 chromosome 11, ASM2569848v2, whole genome shotgun sequence genomic window:
- the LOC108474183 gene encoding mRNA-decapping enzyme-like protein produces the protein MSQTGKLMPNIDQQSTKMLNLTVLQRIDAFIEEILITAAHVTFYEFNLDSNQWSRKDVEGSLFVVKRNTQPRFQFIVMNRRNTDNLVENLLGDFEYEVQGPYLLYRNAAQEVNGIWFYNPRECEDVANLFSRILNAYTKVPAKPKASASKSEFEELEAVPSMSVIEGPLEPPATASRATDAPQDSSFVNFFSAAMNLGSNAPNGTKPTQPYHSISTTSLSSHAPTAISTPTPAPSVSSLPLSAAPLVDSAISSNRVTNLVKPSSFFAPPSSSSSSLMMPPPSSSNPTASALHPPFNPQHPYGTPMLQPFPPSTPPASLTPGAPSTLHNGSLISRDKVRDALLMLVQDDQFIDMFHQALQKVHHT, from the exons ATGTCTCAGACTGGAAAATTGATGCCGAATATCGACCAACAAAGCACGAAGATGCTCAATCTCACTGTTCTCCAAAGAATTGATGCTTTCATTGAAGAGATCTTGATCACTGCTGCTCACGTCACCTTCTACGAATTCAACCTCGATAGTAATCAATGG AGTCGAAAAGATGTTGAAGGATCTCTCTTTGTTGTTAAGAG gaaTACACAACCTCGTTTCCAGTTCATTGTAATGAATCGGCGAAACACAG ATAATTTAGTGGAGAATCTATTGGGAGATTTCGAGTATGAGGTTCAAGGTCCGTATTTGTTGTATCGAAATGCTGCGCAAGAAGTTAATGGTATTTGGTTCTATAATCCGCGTGAATGTGAGGATGTTGCAAACCTCTTTAGTAG AATACTTAATGCATACACAAAAGTTCCTGCAAAGCCAAAGGCATCTGCAAGCAAAag TGAATTTGAGGAACTAGAAGCTGTTCCTAGCATGTCTGTAATAGAAGGCCCCTTGGAGCCACCAGCAACTGCCTCTCGTGCTACTGATGCTCCTCAAGATTCATCATTTGTTAACTTCTTTAGT GCTGCTATGAATCTTGGAAGTAATGCTCCAAATGGTACAAAACCAACACAGCCTTACCATTCTATCTCGACCACCTCTCTGTCTTCTCATGCTCCAACTGCCATATCCACTCCTACTCCTGCTCCATCAGTGTCATCCCTTCCACTTTCTGCTGCACCTTTGGTTGATTCAGCAATTAGCAGCAACCGAGTGACTAATCTCGTAAAGCCTTCATCGTTTTTTGcacccccttcctcttcttcATCCTCATTGATGATGCCACCTCCCTCTTCATCAAATCCAACCGCCTCTGCTCTTCATCCACCCTTCAATCCGCAACATCCCTACGGCACTCCAATGCTTCAACCCTTTCCACCATCTACTCCACCTGCATCTCTCACTCCAGGTGCCCCATCTACTTTGCACAATGGATCTCTTATTAGCAGGGATAAAGTCCGTGATGCTCTACTAATGCTTGTTCAG GATGATCAATTCATTGACATGTTCCACCAGGCATTGCAAAAGGTGCATCATACCTGA